A window of the Thermoplasmata archaeon genome harbors these coding sequences:
- the rpiA gene encoding ribose-5-phosphate isomerase RpiA: MAADERKRAAAEASVKFVKDGMVLGLGTGTTARHVLEVLARRVRDEGLRISGVPTSLATAEAAKLLGIPLTSLEEHPVLDLAIDGADEVDPRLDLIKGLGGALFREKIVAAAAKKFIVVVDDSKLVRRLGTKVPVPVEVHPFGWRATQARLESLGATVALRQAEAMPFRTDNGNHILDARFGPIRSPARLAASLDAIPGAVGHGLFLGMADLVLVASGKGVRTLRPTRTT, encoded by the coding sequence ATGGCCGCGGACGAACGGAAGCGGGCCGCCGCGGAAGCCTCTGTGAAATTCGTCAAGGACGGCATGGTCCTGGGCCTCGGGACGGGCACGACCGCGCGCCACGTGCTCGAGGTCCTCGCCCGACGCGTGCGGGACGAGGGGCTCCGGATCAGCGGCGTGCCCACGTCCCTGGCCACGGCGGAAGCCGCGAAACTCCTCGGGATCCCGCTCACCTCGCTCGAGGAGCATCCCGTGCTCGACCTCGCGATCGACGGCGCGGACGAGGTCGACCCGCGCCTGGACCTGATCAAGGGACTGGGGGGCGCCCTGTTCCGCGAGAAGATCGTGGCGGCCGCCGCGAAGAAGTTCATCGTCGTCGTCGACGACTCCAAGCTCGTGCGCCGCCTCGGGACGAAGGTCCCGGTGCCCGTGGAGGTCCATCCGTTCGGGTGGCGGGCCACGCAGGCGCGGCTGGAGTCGCTCGGGGCGACCGTGGCCCTGCGCCAGGCCGAGGCCATGCCGTTCCGCACGGACAACGGGAACCACATCCTCGACGCGCGCTTCGGTCCCATCCGCTCCCCCGCGAGGCTCGCGGCGAGCCTGGACGCGATTCCGGGCGCCGTGGGTCACGGGCTGTTCCTGGGCATGGCGGACCTCGTCCTCGTCGCGTCCGGGAAGGG
- a CDS encoding creatininase family protein, producing MRLDEWTSEEFAKRVTPDTVVILPVGSVEKHGSHLPLGSDLIQPLHVLEAVCAKTGAVLAPPIPYGVITTTRHYPGGIGISFDSLRAVTRDVLRDLVRNGVHRVMIVSGHAAHDHMAALRAAAQDVVDEGSLKATVLSDYDIIYAQKDLPAKEGHAGMIETSRLLVHRPDLVKGRSPAGSNRIPPYAVVKDAQPYWDGATGDSSKATEDYGKTLDRVVVDELVKLVQELRGRG from the coding sequence GTGCGCCTGGACGAATGGACCTCGGAGGAATTCGCGAAGCGCGTGACGCCCGACACGGTCGTCATCCTCCCCGTGGGCTCCGTGGAGAAGCACGGGAGCCACCTCCCCCTGGGCTCCGATCTCATCCAGCCCCTCCACGTCCTCGAGGCGGTCTGCGCAAAGACGGGCGCGGTCCTGGCGCCGCCGATCCCCTACGGCGTGATCACGACGACCCGTCACTACCCGGGCGGCATCGGCATCTCCTTCGACTCCTTGCGCGCCGTCACCCGCGACGTGCTGCGCGACCTCGTCCGCAACGGCGTGCACCGCGTGATGATCGTGAGCGGCCACGCAGCCCATGACCATATGGCGGCCCTACGCGCCGCCGCGCAGGACGTCGTCGACGAGGGTTCTCTCAAGGCGACCGTTCTGTCGGACTACGACATCATCTACGCGCAGAAGGATCTCCCCGCGAAGGAGGGCCACGCCGGGATGATCGAGACCTCCCGCCTCCTGGTGCATCGACCCGATCTCGTGAAGGGGCGCAGCCCCGCCGGGTCGAACCGGATCCCGCCGTACGCGGTGGTCAAGGACGCCCAGCCGTACTGGGACGGCGCCACGGGAGACTCCTCGAAGGCCACCGAGGATTACGGGAAAACGCTCGACCGCGTCGTCGTGGACGAGCTCGTGAAGCTCGTCCAGGAACTCCGGGGGCGCGGCTAA
- a CDS encoding diphthine--ammonia ligase produces the protein MFKVDFLRELATSGTGLHGHRESPLPRRTVSANVRAAVLFSGGKDSTYAAYVAMQRGWEVGPLLTIRPTDPESMMFHVPNLSVTSLQAEAMGIPLVEEAAPRGEAGELEALLRILRRAEADGVVVGAIASDYQHSRVNRIAAEVGLRVFAPLWRQDPRQLVRDYLRAGFRIVFSSVSAEGLDASWLGRPWDSQTVEELLRLQETRGVHPCGEGGEFETLVLDAPCFRRRIVVDVAERTWDGSAGVWRVTAAHLEDKSSQGDHAVSGGVDGVGREPS, from the coding sequence TTGTTTAAGGTTGACTTCCTCCGCGAACTCGCGACGTCCGGGACGGGCCTGCACGGGCACCGCGAAAGTCCATTACCCCGCCGCACGGTCTCCGCGAACGTGCGCGCCGCGGTCCTCTTCTCCGGGGGCAAGGACTCCACGTACGCGGCGTACGTCGCGATGCAGCGCGGCTGGGAGGTAGGCCCGCTCCTCACGATCCGGCCGACCGATCCCGAGTCCATGATGTTCCACGTGCCCAACCTGAGCGTGACGAGCCTCCAGGCAGAGGCCATGGGGATCCCGCTCGTCGAGGAGGCTGCGCCGCGCGGGGAAGCGGGCGAACTCGAGGCATTGCTGCGGATTCTTCGCCGCGCGGAGGCGGACGGTGTCGTCGTGGGCGCGATCGCCTCGGACTACCAGCACAGCCGGGTGAATCGAATCGCCGCCGAGGTCGGGCTCCGGGTGTTCGCTCCGCTCTGGCGCCAGGATCCCCGGCAGCTCGTTCGGGACTACCTGCGCGCCGGATTCCGCATCGTCTTCTCGAGCGTGTCCGCGGAGGGCCTGGACGCCTCGTGGCTGGGTCGCCCGTGGGACTCGCAAACCGTCGAGGAGCTCCTCCGGCTCCAGGAAACCCGCGGAGTCCATCCGTGCGGCGAGGGCGGGGAGTTCGAGACCCTCGTCCTCGACGCGCCCTGCTTCCGTCGGCGCATCGTGGTGGATGTCGCGGAGCGGACCTGGGACGGTTCCGCGGGGGTGTGGCGGGTGACCGCGGCCCACCTGGAGGACAAATCCAGTCAGGGCGACCACGCCGTCAGCGGCGGCGTCGACGGCGTCGGCCGGGAACCGTCCTAA
- a CDS encoding NAD-dependent epimerase/dehydratase family protein, translating to MVRERMLITGGAGFLGSHLADALVAKADVVLVDNFAAGKRANVADAVKAGATLVKRNLLQGDLRALFRRVGTVYHFAANPDVRLGKEGPKVHIEQNVLMTYRVLEACRANRVPRVVFASTSTVYGEAKTVPTPEDYGPCEPISLYGASKLACESLLSAYAHTYGLQAVVFRMANVVGGRSGHGVVHDLVAKLARDPKRLEIIGSDPGTSKSYIHVEDALAGYRAGLAAARGPFTVYNLGSEDAISVRTIADAICREVGLQGVEYVWTGGAGSGRGWVGDVRTMALAVERLRATGWRPGMTSEQAVARAAREAWSRIS from the coding sequence ATGGTCCGGGAGCGCATGCTCATTACGGGCGGAGCAGGCTTCCTCGGAAGCCATCTCGCGGACGCCCTCGTGGCCAAGGCCGACGTGGTCCTCGTGGACAACTTCGCCGCCGGGAAGCGCGCGAACGTCGCGGACGCCGTGAAGGCCGGGGCCACGCTCGTCAAGCGCAACCTGCTCCAAGGCGACCTCAGAGCGCTCTTCCGCCGCGTCGGCACGGTGTACCACTTCGCGGCGAACCCGGACGTCCGCCTGGGGAAGGAGGGACCCAAGGTCCACATCGAGCAGAACGTCCTCATGACGTACCGCGTCCTCGAGGCGTGCCGAGCGAACCGTGTGCCGCGGGTCGTGTTCGCCTCCACGTCGACCGTGTATGGCGAGGCGAAGACGGTCCCCACGCCGGAGGACTACGGGCCTTGCGAGCCCATCTCCCTGTACGGCGCTTCCAAGCTCGCGTGCGAATCCCTCCTGTCCGCGTACGCGCACACGTACGGCCTTCAGGCGGTCGTGTTCCGCATGGCGAACGTGGTGGGCGGTCGGAGCGGCCACGGCGTCGTCCACGATCTCGTCGCGAAGCTGGCGCGGGACCCGAAGCGGCTCGAGATCATCGGGTCGGACCCGGGCACCTCGAAGTCGTACATCCACGTCGAGGACGCCCTCGCGGGATACCGCGCGGGGCTGGCTGCGGCTCGCGGGCCGTTCACGGTCTACAACCTCGGCAGCGAGGACGCGATCAGCGTGCGGACCATCGCCGACGCGATTTGCCGCGAGGTCGGTCTCCAGGGCGTCGAGTACGTTTGGACGGGAGGCGCCGGATCGGGCCGCGGCTGGGTCGGAGACGTGCGGACCATGGCCCTGGCCGTGGAACGCCTCAGGGCGACCGGGTGGCGACCCGGGATGACGAGCGAGCAGGCCGTGGCCCGCGCCGCCCGCGAAGCATGGAGCCGCATCTCGTAG
- a CDS encoding XTP/dITP diphosphatase yields the protein MTIQFITTNAGKFAEVSEKLAQANVKLVHLDRSYPEIQTDRLEKVLKYAATGLDDEVRGDYLIDDSGLFIEALGGFPGVYSAYVQKRLGNKGILKLMAGETFRVATFQTVFLLRRGDEHEVFHGDCTGTITDAERGKNGFGYDPIFLPQGETRTFGEMSLKEKNAISHRARAVDALLAHLSALKEP from the coding sequence GTGACGATCCAATTCATCACGACGAACGCGGGGAAGTTCGCGGAGGTCTCCGAGAAGCTGGCCCAGGCGAACGTGAAGCTTGTCCATCTGGACCGCAGCTATCCCGAGATCCAGACGGACCGCCTCGAGAAGGTCCTGAAGTATGCCGCGACCGGTCTGGACGACGAAGTCCGCGGCGATTACCTGATCGACGACTCGGGATTGTTCATCGAGGCGCTCGGAGGCTTCCCGGGCGTGTACTCGGCGTATGTCCAGAAGCGCCTCGGCAACAAGGGCATCCTGAAGCTCATGGCGGGCGAGACGTTCCGCGTGGCGACCTTCCAAACCGTCTTCCTCCTCCGGCGGGGCGACGAGCACGAGGTCTTCCACGGGGACTGCACGGGCACGATCACGGACGCGGAACGCGGCAAGAACGGTTTCGGGTACGATCCCATCTTCCTTCCCCAGGGTGAGACGCGGACCTTCGGCGAGATGTCCCTCAAGGAGAAGAACGCAATCTCCCACCGCGCCCGGGCCGTGGACGCGTTGCTCGCCCACCTGTCCGCTCTGAAGGAACCTTGA
- a CDS encoding KEOPS complex kinase/ATPase Bud32: protein MWLKRGAEAELRKTEFLGRVAVEKFRVPKAYRLVALDEELRRSRIRTEARLLSEARAAGVSVPVIYDVNLVDNKIVMEFIDGPTLKEVLDRGGDAAREAAKEIGRIAGRLHKAGVIHGDLTTSNMILRDGRIVLIDFSLGGKGDTAEERGVDLHLLREALTSAHKNATLYYREVLSGYREILGAEARASIAKVKEIEERGRYT, encoded by the coding sequence GTGTGGCTCAAGCGCGGTGCGGAGGCGGAGCTCCGGAAGACGGAGTTCCTCGGCCGCGTGGCGGTGGAGAAGTTTCGAGTGCCGAAAGCGTACCGCCTCGTCGCCCTTGACGAGGAGCTGCGCCGGTCTCGGATCCGAACCGAGGCGAGGCTCCTGTCGGAGGCCCGCGCCGCCGGCGTGAGCGTGCCTGTCATCTACGACGTGAACCTGGTCGACAACAAGATCGTCATGGAGTTCATCGACGGGCCGACCTTGAAGGAGGTCCTCGACCGCGGCGGGGACGCGGCGCGCGAGGCGGCGAAGGAGATCGGCCGCATCGCAGGGCGCCTGCACAAGGCCGGTGTCATTCACGGGGACCTCACGACCTCGAACATGATCCTCCGGGATGGGCGCATCGTGCTGATCGACTTCAGCCTTGGAGGGAAGGGCGACACGGCGGAGGAGCGCGGCGTGGACCTCCATCTCCTTCGGGAGGCGCTCACGAGCGCCCACAAGAACGCGACGCTCTACTACCGCGAGGTTCTCTCAGGGTATCGGGAGATCCTGGGCGCCGAAGCAAGGGCGTCGATCGCCAAGGTCAAGGAGATCGAGGAACGGGGACGGTACACGTGA
- a CDS encoding ATP-dependent DNA helicase: protein MEQIAVAEARPSPTERVPWPFDRVRPGQAEFLADARRAMAEGRHLLAHAPTGIGKTAVALVASLGVALDTGKTVLFLTARQSQHRIAIETLRRLESKGARVPAVDVISKQDMCLQPNRPEYGRAFHEFCELKVRTRACTFYNRDDGVVVTAVLQRALHVQELVQASSACHVCPHKVAMDAAERAAVVVCDYNYVFSDILEWTLQRLGKGLENLILVVDEAHNLPDRIRAHLGGDLSLTDLLRAVRESKDLDPEASHQLLGVAKSLERFLLGLGAERVAKKEEFVDMVERGLRRGLGHRLTYTDLVEMVSHAAEEGIRRGRSTSLPQLEEFLRRWRDQDEGILRLVVPGNEGKFAFRLMDPSVLSKPVFDRVGASVLMSGTLYPAEMYADLLGIGPERRWIRTYPSPFPPGNRLLLVHPIATTLYTKRSDEMHDLIAREVVAVAACAPENVAAFFPSYELLQEAEGRIRTAGLKKGLLVEHPTWTKAKRDGALEALRLARGHGGAVLLGVQGGSFSEGVDYEGNLLQAVLVVGLPLSPPNIEVESLKDYYIRKFGPSKGYDYAYVFPAVNKVLQAAGRPIRSEKDRAAIVLLEGRLLAPRYARCLPPEFAARTSPVPSREVRSFLAPARE, encoded by the coding sequence ATGGAGCAGATCGCCGTAGCGGAGGCGCGCCCCTCGCCGACGGAGCGCGTGCCCTGGCCTTTCGACCGCGTGCGCCCGGGCCAGGCGGAGTTCCTCGCGGACGCCCGGCGTGCGATGGCGGAGGGGAGGCACCTCCTGGCCCACGCGCCGACGGGGATCGGGAAGACCGCGGTGGCCCTGGTCGCCTCGCTCGGCGTCGCCTTGGACACGGGCAAGACGGTCCTGTTCCTGACCGCCCGCCAGAGCCAGCACCGGATCGCGATCGAGACCCTCCGCCGCCTCGAGAGCAAGGGTGCCCGCGTGCCCGCGGTGGACGTGATTTCCAAGCAGGACATGTGCCTCCAGCCCAACCGCCCCGAGTACGGGCGGGCGTTCCACGAGTTCTGCGAGCTCAAGGTCCGCACCCGAGCGTGCACGTTCTACAACCGGGACGACGGCGTCGTCGTGACCGCGGTCCTCCAGCGTGCCCTCCATGTCCAGGAGCTCGTCCAGGCGAGCTCCGCGTGCCACGTGTGCCCCCACAAGGTCGCCATGGACGCCGCGGAGCGCGCGGCCGTGGTCGTGTGCGACTACAACTACGTGTTCTCGGACATCCTCGAATGGACGCTCCAGCGGCTCGGCAAGGGGCTCGAGAACCTCATCCTCGTGGTCGACGAAGCCCACAACCTGCCCGACCGGATCCGCGCGCACCTGGGCGGCGACCTCTCCCTGACGGACCTCCTGCGGGCCGTGCGGGAGTCCAAGGACCTCGATCCCGAGGCGTCCCACCAGCTCCTCGGCGTGGCCAAGTCCCTGGAGAGGTTCCTCCTGGGCTTGGGCGCGGAACGGGTCGCCAAGAAGGAGGAGTTCGTCGACATGGTCGAGCGGGGCCTGCGACGCGGTCTCGGCCATCGGCTCACGTACACAGACCTCGTGGAGATGGTCTCCCACGCCGCGGAGGAAGGCATCCGCCGCGGGCGTTCGACGTCCCTGCCCCAGCTCGAGGAGTTCCTCCGGCGGTGGCGGGACCAGGACGAGGGCATCCTGCGTCTCGTGGTCCCGGGCAACGAGGGCAAGTTCGCCTTCCGTCTGATGGACCCGAGCGTGCTCAGCAAGCCTGTCTTCGACCGCGTCGGCGCGAGCGTGCTCATGTCGGGCACCTTGTACCCCGCGGAGATGTATGCGGACTTGCTGGGCATCGGACCCGAGCGGCGGTGGATCCGGACGTACCCTTCGCCCTTTCCGCCGGGCAACCGCCTCCTGCTCGTCCACCCCATTGCCACCACGCTGTACACGAAGCGTTCCGACGAGATGCACGACTTGATCGCCCGCGAGGTCGTCGCGGTCGCGGCGTGTGCCCCCGAGAACGTCGCCGCGTTCTTCCCTTCGTACGAGCTCCTCCAGGAGGCGGAGGGCCGGATTCGGACCGCGGGCCTGAAGAAAGGTCTCCTGGTGGAGCATCCCACCTGGACCAAGGCGAAGCGTGACGGGGCGCTCGAGGCGCTGCGTCTCGCACGAGGTCACGGCGGCGCCGTCCTCTTGGGCGTGCAGGGAGGCTCCTTCAGCGAAGGCGTGGACTATGAAGGAAACCTGCTCCAGGCCGTGCTTGTCGTGGGGCTGCCCCTGAGCCCGCCGAACATCGAGGTCGAGTCCCTGAAGGACTACTACATCCGGAAGTTCGGGCCGTCCAAGGGCTACGACTACGCCTACGTCTTCCCGGCCGTGAACAAGGTCCTCCAGGCCGCTGGCCGTCCGATCCGGAGCGAGAAGGATCGCGCCGCGATCGTCCTGCTCGAAGGTCGCCTGTTGGCGCCGCGGTATGCGCGATGCCTTCCCCCCGAGTTCGCGGCTCGAACGAGCCCCGTCCCCTCCCGGGAGGTCCGGAGCTTCCTGGCGCCCGCTCGGGAGTGA
- a CDS encoding cytidine deaminase: protein MVGSRRSARTDRDEHLIAAARSVLARRFRPGWHSVGAALRGRSGKIYTAVNLNAQYVGRVDVCAEAVAVGMAIAAGEKDLNSIVAVQRGNRGSRNPRGRIVPPCGVCREMFNDYAPKMTVLLAGPKGTVVRVKAEDLLPDRYVDP, encoded by the coding sequence ATGGTCGGGTCTCGGCGCTCCGCGAGAACGGATCGCGACGAGCACCTGATCGCCGCGGCACGCTCCGTCCTGGCGCGGCGGTTCCGACCAGGATGGCATTCTGTGGGGGCGGCGCTCCGGGGGCGCTCCGGGAAGATCTACACGGCCGTGAACCTGAACGCGCAGTACGTGGGCCGGGTGGACGTGTGCGCGGAGGCCGTGGCCGTCGGGATGGCCATCGCCGCGGGGGAGAAGGACCTCAACTCGATCGTGGCCGTCCAGCGGGGGAACCGCGGCTCGCGGAATCCCCGCGGACGCATCGTGCCGCCCTGCGGGGTCTGCCGGGAGATGTTCAACGACTACGCCCCGAAGATGACCGTCCTGCTCGCGGGACCCAAGGGAACCGTGGTCCGGGTCAAGGCCGAGGACCTCCTCCCCGACCGCTACGTGGACCCGTGA